One segment of Parabacteroides sp. FAFU027 DNA contains the following:
- the aqpZ gene encoding aquaporin Z, whose amino-acid sequence MKKLVAEFIGTLWLVLGGCGSAVLAAAYPELGIGFTGVAIAFGLTVLTMAYAIGHVSGCHLNPAVSLGLWAGGRFDKKELLPYITAQILGGIAGAGILYVIASGKAGFEIGGFAANGYAEHSPGGYGMLAALVCEIVMTFMFLIVILGATHSKAAKGFAGIAIGLALTLIHLISIPVTNTSVNPARSISQAVFVGGWAIEQLWLFIIAPIIGAILAGVVYKVISPEKE is encoded by the coding sequence ATGAAAAAGTTAGTTGCAGAATTTATTGGAACCTTATGGTTAGTATTGGGAGGATGTGGAAGTGCTGTTTTAGCCGCTGCGTATCCTGAATTGGGAATTGGATTCACCGGCGTAGCAATAGCATTTGGTCTAACCGTTTTAACAATGGCTTATGCAATCGGGCACGTATCAGGTTGCCACCTAAACCCTGCAGTATCTCTCGGACTTTGGGCAGGCGGTCGCTTCGACAAAAAAGAACTACTCCCATACATTACCGCACAAATACTGGGTGGAATTGCCGGAGCAGGTATCCTGTACGTCATCGCCAGCGGGAAAGCCGGATTTGAGATCGGTGGTTTTGCTGCAAACGGATATGCAGAACACTCACCGGGCGGATACGGTATGCTTGCCGCTTTAGTGTGTGAAATAGTAATGACCTTTATGTTTTTGATTGTTATTTTAGGCGCAACACACTCCAAAGCCGCCAAAGGATTTGCCGGAATAGCTATCGGATTGGCATTAACGCTGATCCATTTAATCAGCATTCCGGTCACAAACACCTCGGTAAATCCCGCAAGAAGTATTAGTCAGGCCGTATTTGTAGGCGGTTGGGCAATCGAACAACTTTGGTTATTTATTATTGCTCCTATCATCGGGGCAATATTGGCAGGTGTTGTCTATAAAGTGATTTCACCCGAAAAAGAATAA